In Paractinoplanes brasiliensis, the following proteins share a genomic window:
- a CDS encoding MerR family transcriptional regulator, which yields MRISDLSRRGDVAIPTIKFYLREGLLPPGQSTARNQAVYTEEHLARLRFVRTLITVGRLPVATVREVLAAVDASDLSVEDHCRLIQHALRVDRIDSAAEASPSTVAQAGELIRRLGWRVDESAPGIAALAQISDALRQLGWQGEVEAFSVHAELARMAVRRERELAMGLPVATAAACYVLFEMALTTLRGLAHEDLLATAGALPDPSSPGASPKPAASGRGSPPEGQPPTDENCPDCRPGPAGPR from the coding sequence ATGCGCATTTCCGACTTGAGCCGCAGGGGTGACGTCGCCATCCCGACGATCAAGTTCTACCTCCGGGAAGGACTCCTTCCTCCCGGACAGTCCACCGCTCGCAACCAGGCGGTGTACACCGAGGAACACCTGGCCCGGCTGCGCTTCGTCCGCACGTTGATCACCGTCGGCCGGCTGCCGGTCGCCACCGTGCGCGAGGTGCTGGCCGCGGTCGACGCCTCCGACCTCAGCGTGGAGGACCACTGCCGCCTGATTCAGCACGCGCTGCGCGTCGACCGGATCGACAGCGCCGCCGAGGCCTCCCCGTCGACCGTCGCCCAGGCCGGTGAGCTCATCCGCCGGCTGGGCTGGCGGGTGGACGAGTCCGCCCCGGGCATCGCCGCGCTCGCGCAGATCTCCGACGCGCTGCGCCAGCTGGGCTGGCAGGGCGAGGTCGAGGCGTTCAGCGTGCACGCCGAACTGGCTCGCATGGCCGTCCGGCGCGAACGGGAGCTGGCCATGGGCCTGCCCGTCGCCACGGCAGCCGCCTGCTACGTGCTCTTCGAGATGGCCCTCACCACGCTACGGGGCCTCGCCCACGAGGACCTGCTGGCCACCGCGGGCGCGCTGCCAGATCCGTCGTCGCCCGGCGCGTCGCCGAAACCCGCGGCATCCGGCCGGGGTTCCCCGCCGGAGGGTCAGCCACCCACCGACGAGAACTGCCCCGACTGCCGGCCCGGTCCGGCGGGGCCGCGGTAG
- a CDS encoding TIGR03084 family metal-binding protein — protein sequence MPDVYDALRAEAGEIDDLVAGLSPRQWSLATPAPGWTIAHQVAHLAFIAHLAGLAVTDPEGFEALAKAARADFQAAVDAALTEYLADPPERVLARWRTELATATDALAAVPPGEMVRWLVNPLPPQVIAAAGMMEIFAHGQDVADALGVRRQPRDRWRHIAGFGARTRDFGYLARGLTPPAEEFRFELTGPSGDLWEFGPAGSDQVVSGPAADFCLLVTRRRHRDDLALVARGAEADRWLGIAQAYRGPAGDGPKPLSA from the coding sequence ATGCCGGACGTGTACGACGCCCTGCGCGCGGAGGCCGGTGAGATCGACGACCTCGTCGCCGGGCTCTCACCGCGACAATGGTCCCTGGCCACCCCCGCACCGGGCTGGACGATCGCGCACCAGGTCGCTCACCTGGCCTTCATCGCCCACCTGGCCGGCCTGGCCGTCACCGACCCCGAGGGGTTCGAGGCGCTGGCCAAGGCGGCCCGGGCCGACTTCCAGGCGGCCGTGGACGCCGCCCTGACCGAATACCTCGCCGACCCGCCCGAGCGAGTCCTCGCCCGGTGGCGTACGGAGCTGGCGACCGCCACTGACGCGCTGGCGGCGGTCCCGCCCGGCGAAATGGTGCGCTGGCTCGTCAACCCGCTGCCGCCCCAGGTGATCGCGGCCGCCGGGATGATGGAGATCTTCGCCCACGGGCAGGACGTCGCCGATGCGCTCGGAGTCCGGCGGCAACCCCGCGACCGATGGCGGCACATTGCCGGTTTCGGGGCTCGGACCAGGGATTTCGGGTATCTGGCGCGGGGGTTGACGCCGCCGGCGGAGGAGTTCCGGTTCGAGCTGACCGGTCCGTCGGGTGATTTGTGGGAGTTCGGTCCGGCCGGCAGTGATCAGGTGGTGTCGGGGCCGGCGGCGGATTTCTGCCTGTTGGTGACGCGGCGCCGGCATCGTGACGACCTGGCGCTGGTGGCGCGGGGTGCGGAGGCGGATCGGTGGCTCGGCATCGCCCAGGCCTACCGCGGGCCCGCCGGGGACGGGCCGAAGCCGTTGTCCGCCTGA
- a CDS encoding TIGR03084 family metal-binding protein has translation MPAEHQEEVPVAAEILTDVGALRDEAAELDALVAELRADQWRLETPAVGWTIAHQIVHLAAAFRMAGVALTRPEEFTRLTAGLSARFGMAVATLQEEFLASGESPLERWRAEREVTEGALAASPAAGIVPWPVRPVPASVLVAVGLTEVFAHGQDVRDALGVRRRWTDRIRQVAGFGARTRDFGYLARGLTPPAEEFRFELTGPSGDLWEFGPAGSDQVVSGPAADFCLLVTRRRHRDDLALVARGAEADRWLGIAQAYRGPAGPGRQSGQFSSVGG, from the coding sequence GTGCCCGCCGAGCATCAGGAGGAGGTGCCCGTGGCGGCGGAGATCTTGACCGACGTCGGTGCCCTGCGGGACGAGGCCGCCGAACTGGACGCGCTCGTGGCGGAGCTGCGTGCGGACCAGTGGCGGCTGGAGACCCCGGCCGTGGGCTGGACGATCGCGCATCAGATCGTTCACCTGGCCGCCGCGTTCCGGATGGCGGGGGTCGCGCTCACGCGGCCGGAGGAGTTCACCCGGCTCACCGCGGGACTGAGCGCGCGCTTCGGCATGGCCGTCGCCACGCTGCAGGAGGAGTTCCTGGCCTCGGGGGAGTCACCGCTCGAGCGGTGGCGGGCCGAGCGGGAAGTCACCGAAGGGGCGCTGGCCGCCTCGCCGGCCGCGGGGATCGTGCCGTGGCCGGTGCGGCCCGTGCCCGCCTCGGTGCTGGTCGCGGTGGGCCTGACCGAGGTGTTCGCCCACGGCCAGGACGTCCGGGACGCGCTGGGGGTGCGCCGCCGGTGGACCGACCGGATCCGGCAGGTCGCCGGTTTCGGGGCTCGGACCAGGGATTTCGGGTATCTGGCGCGGGGGTTGACGCCGCCGGCGGAGGAGTTCCGGTTCGAGCTGACCGGTCCGTCGGGTGATTTGTGGGAGTTCGGTCCGGCCGGCAGTGATCAGGTGGTGTCGGGGCCGGCGGCGGATTTCTGCCTGTTGGTGACGCGGCGCCGGCATCGTGACGACCTGGCGCTGGTGGCGCGGGGTGCGGAGGCGGATCGGTGGCTCGGCATCGCCCAGGCCTACCGCGGCCCCGCCGGACCGGGCCGGCAGTCGGGGCAGTTCTCGTCGGTGGGTGGCTGA
- a CDS encoding LLM class flavin-dependent oxidoreductase: MSAVNVGIALPVREIAILGSNDAAPLLKMARQVEDSGFDAVWVGDSFVARHRLEPLTMLAAIAMVTDRITIGTAALTAVLREPLTLAHTIVTLDQLAPGRLKLGIGTGAPLPVQAEYDAVTMSYRERAGRVDEAVALWRKAWRGEEGALTGEYYDLNGLRLQMPPTDVGGPPLWLASNGKPGAVRRVARHYDGWLPILITPEEYARSLAAIRAETEAAGRDPDAVETGLYVTVNINDDRDEATAGLNDYTHRYNDLPLPAMAAYQLYYGGSAADLAGWLSEYVAAGARNIVLRIGSFDAYERNVQAVAEGVVPVLHALDVA, encoded by the coding sequence ATGTCCGCAGTCAATGTCGGCATCGCGCTGCCGGTACGGGAGATCGCGATATTGGGTTCCAACGACGCCGCGCCGTTGCTGAAAATGGCGCGGCAGGTGGAGGACAGCGGCTTCGACGCCGTCTGGGTGGGTGATTCCTTTGTGGCCCGGCACCGGCTCGAGCCGCTGACCATGCTGGCCGCGATCGCCATGGTGACCGACCGGATCACCATCGGCACGGCCGCGCTCACCGCCGTCCTGCGCGAGCCGCTCACGCTCGCCCACACCATCGTCACGCTCGACCAGCTCGCGCCGGGGCGCCTCAAACTGGGCATCGGCACCGGGGCGCCGCTGCCGGTGCAGGCAGAGTACGACGCGGTCACGATGTCCTATCGGGAGCGGGCCGGCCGCGTGGACGAGGCCGTGGCCCTCTGGCGCAAGGCGTGGCGGGGTGAGGAGGGTGCTCTCACGGGGGAGTACTACGACCTCAACGGCCTGCGCCTGCAGATGCCGCCCACCGACGTGGGCGGCCCCCCGCTCTGGCTGGCCAGCAACGGCAAGCCGGGCGCGGTCCGGCGGGTGGCCCGCCACTACGACGGGTGGCTGCCGATCCTCATCACGCCCGAGGAGTACGCGCGGTCGCTCGCCGCCATCCGGGCGGAGACCGAGGCGGCCGGCCGGGACCCCGACGCTGTCGAGACCGGCCTGTACGTCACCGTCAACATCAACGACGACCGCGACGAGGCCACGGCCGGCCTGAACGACTACACCCACCGCTACAACGACCTGCCGCTGCCGGCGATGGCCGCCTACCAGCTCTATTACGGCGGTTCGGCGGCCGACCTGGCCGGCTGGCTGAGCGAGTACGTCGCGGCCGGCGCCCGCAACATCGTGCTGCGCATCGGATCGTTCGACGCGTACGAGCGCAACGTCCAAGCCGTCGCCGAGGGCGTGGTGCCGGTGCTGCACGCGCTCGACGTCGCCTGA
- a CDS encoding SDR family NAD(P)-dependent oxidoreductase encodes MRFNEKVVLVTGGGTGIGRAAALAFAGEGARVMVSGLEDEPLRQTVKAIEAAGGTAASLTGDVRVEDHVRALVAATAEQLGGLDVAFNNAGLMVGGRVADLEEPAWRTALSIATGTWLSMKHEIAYMREHGGGAIVNMSSIIGPHKAIPGTGAYGAAKAAITALTRTAAVENIGDGIRINAVSPGPIDTPFSLIRGETPEQQAQRMRTTLPIGRVGTVAEVAGAVLWLASPEAGFAVGADLVLDGGSTA; translated from the coding sequence GTGCGATTCAACGAGAAGGTCGTGCTGGTGACGGGCGGTGGCACCGGGATCGGCCGGGCCGCCGCGCTCGCGTTCGCCGGCGAGGGGGCCCGCGTCATGGTCAGCGGGCTCGAGGACGAGCCGTTGCGGCAGACGGTCAAGGCGATCGAGGCGGCCGGTGGCACGGCGGCGTCCCTCACCGGCGACGTGCGCGTCGAGGACCACGTACGGGCCCTGGTGGCGGCGACCGCCGAGCAGCTGGGCGGTCTCGACGTGGCGTTCAACAACGCCGGGCTGATGGTCGGCGGACGCGTCGCGGACCTGGAGGAGCCGGCGTGGCGCACGGCGCTCTCGATCGCCACCGGCACCTGGTTGTCGATGAAGCACGAGATCGCGTACATGCGGGAGCACGGCGGCGGCGCGATCGTCAACATGTCGTCGATCATCGGCCCGCACAAGGCCATCCCCGGCACGGGGGCCTACGGCGCGGCGAAAGCAGCCATCACCGCGCTCACCCGTACGGCGGCGGTCGAGAACATCGGGGACGGCATCCGGATCAACGCGGTCAGCCCGGGGCCGATCGACACGCCGTTCTCGCTGATCCGCGGCGAGACCCCCGAGCAGCAGGCGCAGCGGATGCGCACGACGCTGCCGATCGGCCGGGTCGGCACGGTCGCCGAGGTGGCCGGCGCGGTGCTGTGGCTGGCCTCGCCCGAGGCCGGCTTTGCCGTGGGCGCCGACCTCGTCCTCGACGGCGGATCCACCGCCTGA
- a CDS encoding SDR family NAD(P)-dependent oxidoreductase, translating into MGVNFNFDDKVALVTGATSGIGREAALLLARGGASVVACGRRAELGEKLVREIEEVTGKPGRGVFVTADVTDGDQVAAVVDTAVATFGRLDLAFNNAGTMSRGALPLVATDEDEWQTLMDTNLKSCWLSLRHEIPAMTANGGGAIVNCASIMSVIAVPYMSLYTATKHAILGLTKAAALETASAGIRVNAVCPSMVDTALLEPLPGEILDNAVGAHPIPRMATKTEVAELVAFLLSDSAGYVTGQGYLLDGGFTAA; encoded by the coding sequence ATGGGTGTGAATTTCAACTTCGACGACAAGGTCGCTCTGGTCACCGGCGCGACATCCGGCATCGGGCGGGAGGCCGCCCTGCTGCTCGCTCGGGGCGGGGCGTCCGTCGTGGCCTGCGGCCGGCGGGCCGAGCTGGGCGAGAAGCTGGTGCGCGAGATCGAGGAGGTGACCGGCAAGCCCGGCCGCGGCGTGTTCGTGACCGCCGACGTGACCGACGGCGACCAGGTCGCGGCCGTGGTCGACACGGCGGTGGCCACGTTCGGCCGGCTCGACCTGGCGTTCAACAACGCGGGCACGATGTCGCGCGGCGCGCTCCCCCTGGTCGCCACCGACGAGGACGAGTGGCAGACGCTGATGGACACGAACCTGAAGAGCTGCTGGCTGAGCCTGCGCCACGAGATCCCGGCCATGACCGCGAACGGCGGTGGGGCGATCGTCAACTGCGCGTCGATCATGAGCGTGATCGCCGTGCCGTACATGTCCCTGTACACCGCGACCAAGCACGCGATCCTCGGTCTGACCAAGGCAGCCGCGCTCGAGACCGCGAGCGCCGGCATCCGGGTCAACGCGGTCTGTCCGAGCATGGTGGACACCGCGCTGCTCGAGCCGCTTCCCGGCGAGATCCTCGACAACGCGGTCGGCGCTCACCCGATCCCCCGCATGGCCACGAAGACCGAGGTGGCCGAGCTGGTGGCCTTCCTGCTGTCGGACTCCGCCGGCTACGTCACCGGCCAGGGATACCTGCTCGACGGCGGTTTCACCGCGGCGTGA
- a CDS encoding helix-turn-helix domain-containing protein yields MDDAELAALRAIDTMRERMGEQLTVDDLARAAMFSKFHFTRMFQRTTGVSPGRFLSALRLQRAKDLLVTTSMNVADISIHVGFNSVGTFSSRFSRSVGMSPTTYRRRAGFAAAIDVDSDVPAGRGSHASVTCTLRAGHATDALTFVGLFADPIPQGKPVSCAVLDRPGRLRFGVVPTGSWYLLAQSLPAMDADTGEPDRADRPVSVASRGPIVVRPDSQLSVEVTLRRFRALDPPVLLALLDARKYALQQLNARNALPAGSIGQAA; encoded by the coding sequence ATGGACGATGCGGAGCTTGCTGCCCTGCGCGCGATCGACACGATGCGCGAGCGTATGGGCGAACAACTGACAGTCGACGATCTGGCCCGAGCGGCCATGTTCAGCAAGTTTCATTTCACCCGTATGTTCCAGCGGACCACCGGGGTCTCGCCGGGACGATTCCTGTCCGCGCTCCGGCTCCAGCGGGCCAAGGATCTGCTCGTGACCACGTCGATGAATGTGGCCGACATCAGCATCCACGTCGGCTTCAACAGCGTCGGCACGTTCAGCTCCCGGTTCAGCCGCAGCGTCGGCATGTCGCCCACCACCTACCGCCGGCGCGCCGGTTTCGCCGCAGCCATCGACGTGGACTCCGACGTGCCCGCCGGCCGGGGATCGCACGCGTCGGTGACCTGCACCCTGCGGGCCGGCCACGCCACCGACGCGCTCACCTTCGTCGGCCTGTTCGCCGACCCGATCCCGCAGGGCAAACCGGTGAGCTGTGCCGTGCTCGACCGGCCGGGCCGGCTGCGGTTCGGCGTCGTCCCCACCGGCAGCTGGTACCTGCTCGCCCAGAGCCTTCCCGCGATGGACGCGGACACCGGGGAGCCGGACCGCGCCGACCGGCCGGTCTCCGTCGCGTCGCGCGGCCCGATCGTGGTAAGGCCCGACTCGCAGCTCTCGGTCGAGGTCACGCTGCGCCGGTTCCGCGCTCTCGACCCGCCCGTGCTGCTCGCGCTGCTGGATGCCCGCAAGTACGCCCTCCAGCAGCTCAACGCGCGCAACGCGCTGCCGGCCGGCTCGATCGGCCAGGCGGCCTGA
- a CDS encoding SgcJ/EcaC family oxidoreductase, producing the protein MTAETTRTRAVDETAARAVVDNVGKAWADNNPDAFADAYTADGTMILSGDRFIQGREVIRAMAKQQFATAHKGTTLLQNVIDVRPVGEAGAVVITDGGVLAPGETAPHPDREIRATWVLEKQDGNWLIAAYQNTRNADGRLPGA; encoded by the coding sequence ATGACAGCCGAGACGACGAGGACCCGAGCCGTCGACGAGACCGCGGCGCGCGCCGTTGTCGACAACGTCGGCAAGGCCTGGGCGGACAACAACCCCGACGCGTTCGCGGACGCATACACCGCCGACGGCACGATGATCCTCTCGGGCGACCGGTTCATCCAGGGCCGTGAGGTCATCCGGGCCATGGCGAAGCAGCAGTTCGCGACCGCCCACAAGGGAACGACGCTTCTGCAGAACGTCATCGACGTGCGCCCGGTCGGCGAGGCGGGGGCGGTGGTCATCACCGACGGTGGCGTGCTCGCTCCCGGTGAGACCGCGCCGCACCCGGACCGCGAGATCCGGGCGACCTGGGTGCTCGAGAAGCAGGACGGCAACTGGCTGATCGCCGCCTACCAGAACACCCGCAACGCCGACGGCCGCCTGCCCGGCGCCTGA